ATGGGAAAGAATCATATTGATTCTGCAGTTGTGGCTCGGGTATGGACACAGTAATTACAATTCTACTTTTCCACTTTGATGTTGTCAAAATCACCGTCTAGTGTTTTTCAACAGAATGCCTGTCATCACCACTATTGTGCTGGAAAGATTTCTAGCAGCCTATTTGGGGGCACATAGCTACTGTCAATTAATGCTGTAAATTAGTTGGGTGGCCAATCTGTTTCCTCTTGCATTTTGTATATCAACTTTGGAGAGAGGTTGTGtgattatttatataacatGTCGTTTAAAATAAAACAGTAACTACTTGTATTAAAGATATGTTCTCAACTTTATTAACTTAACCATATATTGTTAGTGAAATgaattgctaaaaaaaatataaattaaattagttttcCTATAGTAAAAGGTAGGTTGAGTATTCCAGCACGGTATTGAAGTCTTCTGGTTTTTGTTTATAAGTGAAGCCATGGTGCAATAATTCTACTCATCAATGCAGGTGTATGTAGACTTTTTTGCCATAGCAATACTTTTATTAGGAGGAGCGTTAGCATGTTATGGTGAGCAACTACATTTCAGTAGTCAGTTTTCTTTTGCAATTTCTGTTTGTGGCATATTGCCTGTTGCTTGATGTAATGCCAAGTGCTCTCACCCTGTTGTATAGTGTGGCATAAGAAATGAAGATTCCTCGTGGTGTCACTAATTTATTTTGAAGGAATgctaattgtaaaattaatcaatagTGGGATACTTGTTTTCTTGCATAATGCTTTTCATcagtatttttctttcttagtATTTTTCCCTGCATAGCTCTTGTAGATTAGATTAAGATATGCCCTTTGTTCTTCTATTAGGATCTTATTATGTGACTTTataatcttataaaataaaacaatctgAGAACTATATGactttattgcatatttttccacTTGTCCTAGGTATTTAGTTGTGATAGTCTTGGtccttttttattaaattagctTAACCTAATATTCCCTTGTCCATATTTTATCCTTTCTTTGAATTCTGAGCTCATGAGTGAGTCATCAATTATGGGAATGGAGTTCAGGAATGAGATAGGGTAGCATATCTCATGGCTTTTTGTGTCGGTGTTGAATTCTAGATAGTcttagtttttttcttcttttaatggGGGTGAACTTATTATTATAAGTGCTTTTAAGCTAACTTTTTTTGGAGCTCAATGGTGCATACCTGAAACAAACTCTCACTGCTTTAGGGGCAGAACATTgcacaccaagagcatacatgTTCATAAAATCAATTTAGTTGGTGGAATTTAGAAACTAAAATGTTTGAGTCGGATTACCGAATACAGGGTTAGGAATATTCAGCCTCATTTAAAAAGATATAGccaaaaaaaatcagaatataGATAATTAACAGTGAGAGGAATGGGTGATGCCGGGACGAGTGGTAGATCTATTAGCCTGCTCAAGATGTCAATTTGAGAGTgaatgcagcagaatattatgaaaaattaatccAATCTGTTTAAGGTGGTGCATTTGGCATGAAAGAAATTATCGAAGTGTCAAAGAGCTGACAAGGACAATGGAGGATCTCAAATCTTTTCATCAACATGCTATACTTGTGGCAGGCTGTTGATTTAAGTTTCTCTAGCTTTAGTTCCAAGGACTTCTTTGATCTTTTTACTTTCTGTAGTTAGGTATATCTGATGTATACTCCCATATTACTTTGATAGTGCGTTTTTTATCATAAACTAAAATttgctcattaaaaaaaaaaacagtgggAGGTATCATATATCATTACTCACCAAGTGGGCTTGGATATGTTTTTTTGCCAGAGTCAGTAAGTATATATGAGTTAGGTTTGTTGAAATGACAATTGAATAGTTGACATGGATGTGATGGCAATGGTGACAAGACATCTAGTGCCTTACTTGGTGATGTATGATTTTGCTTTTTCATGAGTTACCATCTTCCAGCACAGGATTTTGACAAGCACAAATGGTTGAAATGATATATATTGTGGATGGATGAATGGAAACCTTCATGAATGGaaaccttctttcctttttaatgCAAATTAGTACttggtttttcctttttcaaaagaagaacAACCTATTAAGCATCCGCATACGAGTAAAAAATGTTGCAATGGTATTGCTCCCAATGAGGATATATACATCACAGTGGTAAATTACAAAGTTCAATTATGTTATCTTCCCTTCAGCGTtgcttaatataataatataagatgtaCCACAATTTTTTACTTCACTACACAAAAGAACCAGTATGCAGGATGGGGCAATTTAGCGGCAAGGTCTTGGGCTTAGTTTTAACTGACAATATGTCATAGGACTAGCAGGGCACCTTGGCGATTTGCTTAATGCCctatcaaaatgaaaatttagTTTTCAATGGCTGCCCTCTTCATTTttaatcttctctctctccattgTTGCTGATTTTCTTGACAATTTTCTTAACTTTGTGCTTTGAGTATCATTCAGGACTTCTATTATGCTTGAAGATTAGCAAAGTTAGATCTGAGCAAGCTTCATCTGAAATGTGGAAGGTATCAAATCCGTTGGTGTTTCATGTATTGTTATCATTTCTTTTGCGAGTACCATAGCCGGATCTGGATATATTTCATCTGGTGGCTCCATTGTGATGTTAGGAAAGGCCTGTTATTGACTTGTGTATATAGGGTCATTTGTCTTTGTATATTTATACTAGTATTCTTCTCTGCACAGTTTGCAGGTGTAGCTGTTGTTTCTGTGCTCTGTTTCACTTCAAGTTCTTTTGTAGCTCTTTTAACTGATATTCCGGTACAGACTTGACTATTGGTCTAAATTcctttaacaattaaaaaaaaaaaattgccaacTTGGTCTAATAGCTTTCTCTAACTTCGTAATTTCATTATGGTTGCAGATGCTATATCACTGGTATCGACATCGCGTAAATGTTGTTTGTGCATCTCTTTTActgattgtttatttttttataggtatgtgGTTCTAATTTTCTATCGCAGgctttattttacttataaaaaaaatcccatCCCAGGTTATTGATTTGGCTGAAAATGATGAGGGGGCATTTTCAGAGTTGGTTCATTTTGAACCTTTTCTGTTTTGTTCACATTTTTACTAATCCTCCCATCGCTTCGCATCTTATCTTGTTCTTCCTTTATTTCTCTTCTTGGTGGCATTCCCACGATTTCTGCTACCTGCAATTATCCTGGTTGATTTTGCACTATGCTTTGCGGGAGGGTACAATTTCTCCATGCTCAAACCATTTTCCATGACACTATGCAGtgctttttttatataagtaactaCGGagtgtttttaaagttaatttgTTGGGAGATCTGAATTAAGTGTTCTTATATCTGCTGAAGGACGAGTCCTATATTTGCACTTATCAATTTCTAGAGTGGTTAAGGATTGAACCCATTGGCATATCTGACTGTCCTCGatgtgatattaaaaaaaaaaactatgatttatttgaaaatgttcATCGATTGATTTTCTGTTCAAGAGAGGGTGACTAGTTTTTCAAGAGAATATAAGTGTTTTGAAGGAGCAGTATGTAAGAGTGAATGAGCGAAGGCTACCCTGGAGAGAGTTAAATATTTTGGTTGTGGAAGTTGTGGAAGAGATCAATTGTGTTAGAATATATGTTTGTAATCAGCAAAAGTGTATGAGGGTATATGGGTCACTTGTATTttgcgtgtatatatatatgtttgtacacAGTAAATAAAGTAAGTTTTTGTCATATCTCTTTGTACATGATATCAGAGAGCGATTTTCATGAATCTAAGTTCACTATTGTTTGAGAGTGTTTTTCGGTGTAGAATTCAAGCTCACCATGTTCGCTGTTGTCTTTTGTGCATTTATGTTGCTCGTCAACGCCCGTGGTGGGTTGAAGCATTTTCTGGCATGTTTCCGGCATCATCTTCGGTACTGGACACCGGGGGTGAACTCACCGGAAGTTTTTGTGGGTACCGGGCCTGATTTCCATCATCAGCAGCTGCCGGAAAGTGCCTCTGTCACCGGTCCAAAGACGTTTGGTTGCAGGTATAAGCTTATTCCAATCTTGAGTGGGGGTAACCCCAAACCTGGATAGGATTTTATTCCAATATGGAATAAAACCTATTTGGTAACACGGATAAGCTTAAACTTATTCTGGGTTAGGATACCTAATCCGTATTCTAAAGGGTTGGAACCTGATACTGAGACAGGTTGTTGGTTCCGGCCAATTCCAGTCTGATATATACCGGTTCTGAACTAGTACATGCTTATTTTGATTGATACAGAGCCGGAATTGGGGTTTTGaaggaggttttttttttttttttttttttttcaagtacttGAGTTGGGTTCTCATATTATGTGCGAATTTTCTATTTCCAAGTGGAATTGTGACATTTTGCTGCATAATGGTAACTGACTACTATTAGCAATCTGAATGTGTGATGAGCCATTATAAGGCCGAACATTGCTAAGAGTATCAGAAGAGCTAGTCATGTGATTAGACGCACCTGAATCAACAAGCCATGTAAGGGAACTGTTACCTAGCAGTCCTAAGGCTGAAAATGCTGAAATAATCATTTGTTGAACCATCTTTGTAGTAAGAGTAGAAGAATCTCCCGCAGTAGCAGAAGAAGAGGAACCCACAGTAGCCTAATAAGCATTAGCCTGACGATTCTGGGGACGAGTAGGACAATCTTTAATAATATGGCCCGGTTTCTTACAGTAGTTGCAAGATTTTCTTGCACAGTGGGCATCAATATGTCCGTATTCCTTGCAGCTGAAGCATTGAACATTCCGCATGTTCCGTCCCTTGCATTTCCCGTGAGCAGCATAAGCCACAGCATTGGGTATCATTTTGTCATGTTGATAAGTGGCCTGGGTGGCAAGACGCTGCTCCTCACGAAGTAACTCCCCAAAACAAACATCCAAAGAGGGCACAGGATCACGGTTCATCAAATTGGAGCGAGTGACCTCAAATTCAGGTcgtaacttcattaaaaactgaTCATGCTTGCTTTGTTCATGAACGGCCTGCATAACAGAGAGAGAAGCTTCCGAGACCTTGGCATAAATCATGTCAGTAAACTCTCCCCACAGAGTATTAAAGCCAGAAAAATAATCTTGAATAGAGAGATCGCCCTGAGTGTAACTGGCAATCTCGTATTCTAATTGAAAATGCGGGCAGTATTTTCCTGATTATATACTTTTCGTAAGTATTCCCACATAGATTGAGCAGTCTTATAAGGCTTTAGATTGAGAACAATAAGGGGATCAACAGAGCCTAAAATCCATGTCATCACCCTAGCATCTTTAATTTTCCATTGAGCCAACTTAGGAGGCTCAGTAGGAGCGGGCTCACTaccatcaatatgaccccatAAATCTTTCCCCAAAACAAATAAGCGAAATTGAAATTTCCAAGCAGAATAATTCTTACCCGTAAATTTCACAGTAAAAGAATCTGAAGACATGATGCTCATAAAATGGAAACCAGCCAAGAATAATACTGCACGTATCTACTAAGcaccaaaaaattgaaaattgtcgAGAACCAAAGAAAAGGAACTGCCGTGAATCAAACAAACCCAAGTTGtcgagaaaccaaaaaaaaattcaactcacAGAAACTACCGAGAAGCCCAACTCCTGCATAGAAACTGCCGAAAGCTACACAGAGACTTCCGAGAAGCCCAAATCTATCACAGAAACTGCCGAAAGCTACAAAACTCCAAGAAATATCACAGCCCAGTGACAACGACAGCAAGAAACCAGCACAGACAGTGCCGACGGGATGAAAACTGACACCCACCaccgagaaaaaaaaataatcgcagCCCAGCCACAAGCAAACAACTCACAGAAAGTGCCGACAGAGTCAACACTAGCCTCCaaccagaaaaaaaataaaaaatcccacGAGAATGAACCAGAAATATTTCTTAAGGTTTGGCttttgataccatgtcaagtgGATTCAATGCCTCCTTAGTGAggatttcctttcattatatagGCACAAGTGTGCAAGATACAAGGATGGAATCAAGGCTAAATTACaggaattaaatttatttacaagaAAGGAAACTATGACTATGTACAAAATCTGTCTAAGTATGGAACGTTTGCTATCTAAATAAGGAAGTAGATATATAAAACTCATAATAGAAAATAAGGCAAGTGGAGACGTATCATGCTGTCAATATGGCAACTAAGTTTGAGTCACCGCTTACATCAAACTTTAATATGCCTATGACTTCAGTAAAATTGGATGAGAAGAACTATATGTTATGGTCAAGATCTGTTACAATATTTTTGAAAGGTAAGGGACTTTCTAGCCACTTGGTTAATCCAAAACCCAACTCAAGTAACCCTAcatttgctcaatgggagcaaGAGGATGCTCAAATCTTGTTCTTGATGTTGACCAGTATTGAGTCTAACATTTGCTCtagtttgattcattttgaCACTATCCAAGAAGTGTGGATCCATCTCAAGCATATGTATTTGGGTGTTGGGAACACAACCTGCATTTATGAGCTATGCAAGCAGCTTTTTGCATTGGAACAAGGTACTCTGGGTCTGGAAGAGTATCATTCTCAAGTGATGAGcatatgtgaagaactcaaGATGTATCAACCTATCACTTTTGATGTTTCACGTATGCTACAACAATGTGAAGATTTTAATATTCGGTTTCTTGTTGGTTTAAAACCTTAATACGAGTCGGTGAGGTCTCAAATTTTGGTGAGTCCACAACTCCCCTCATTTCCTGATGTGTTCTCCTGACTTTAGCGTGCCATGTTATTTGGGCACGGATCTCAATTGTCTTATGATCCAGTTAGTGAGAGATCCACTTTGGTTGCTTCTTATGTTGCTCCTGGTGGGCGTGGAGGCTGAGGTGGTAGAAGTGCACGTGGGGGATGTGATATCAAAGGTAATTGCAATCGAGGTCGTGAGCCTcgtaagtgcacccattgtggtcGCACTAACCATTCAGTGGACTATTGTTGGGACCTACACAGTAGGCCATATGGGTTTGCTAATCAAGCAATTTGCCAAGATGCTACATCACAGTCAACGAGATCCAACCCAACTTCAGATATGATTAGTATATCAAATGATGAGTATGAGCGGTTTTTGGGTTGCACAGGGACTTAATCTTCCACAGCTACTCTTACCCACTGAGGTATAGCATCcgcatatcttatctcatccaCTCAAGGTCCATGGATCATTGATTCAGGAGCTAATGAACATTTGACCGGTTTTTCTTCTGCCTTGTCTAAGTTAAATACTGTACCATCTTTAAAAAATGTCactcttgctaatggttctcttgctaaagttacagACATTTGATCCACTAAGCTCACTGACTCCATATCCTTGTCATCTGTCCTATATGCTCGttgttttccttttagtttgtTATCTATTAGTAAGATTACTCAAAATCCACAATGTTCAGTGACTTTTTATCCCTCTTCATCTATTTTTCAGGATCTCAAGACAGGGGGAATAAGATTGGTACGGGCATGAAGCTGGTGGTCTGTATTACCTTGATGTTCAACAGTCACCCACTTGAGCCCTTACCTCCCCCTCATCGTCTACTTTTGAATGGCACTGTCGCCTTAGTCACTCCCCCTTTCTGTTTTGAAGTGTTAAATTAGGAATTTGGGAAATGTGTCTCCCTTCTCTTGTGAAGCTTGTCAACTTAGTAAATATCATCGTGTCTTTTGTTCCTTGTATTGATAAATGAGCATCAAATCCTTTTGAATTGGTTCACtctgatatatggggaccaatcaacattgaatcaaacaagtttcaatattttgttacatttgttgatgactactCTCGTATAATTGCCAGTAGCTTCGGCCGCCCCAACCAAAGCTCCACACCCTGCTAAGGAACGGAAGCAAGAAAAGATGGCTTACGCAATGAAGCCGCCGAAGCAGCAGGGTGTGGATGAACCCCAGGAGCATATTCACAAGATCAGGATCACCCTCTCCTCCAAGAACGTCAAGAATCTCGAGAAAGTTTGTGCGGATTTAGTTCGTGGTGCCAAGGACAAGCGTTTGAGGGTTAAGGGACCAGTGAGAATGCCCACCAAGGTTCTGCACATTACCACCAGGAAGTCCCCTTGCGGTGAAGGCACCAACACTTGGGATAGATTTGAGCTTCGTGTCCACAAACGAGTAATTGATCTCTTCAGCTCCCCTGATGTTGTTAAGCAGATCACCTCTATCACTATTGAACCTGGTGTGGAGGTTGAGGTTACCATTGCAGATTCTTGAATGTAGACTACTACAGTTTCGCACTTCCAATCACCTAGTTAATTAGATGTCCTTAATGTTCAATTTCCCAGTTTTTTTGGAACATGTCAAGCCTCAAGCTTGACTGATGCTGTTGGGTTAATGCATTACCTGTTTTTTATGTGAAAGACGTGTGCAAGGAgggattttttgttttggtacttttttattaatcttaAATTGAGGTTTTTGAATGATTAATTACTGCTATATTTGATGTTAAATACCATAAGAAATGTTTTTtggtcataaaaaaaaaatactctcgTATAACATGGTTGTTTTTTATGAAGGCCAGATCTGAACTTCTTTCCACATTCCAAGTGTTCTAGAAAGAAATTAATACTCAATTTAACAAAAAGGTTCAAGTTTTGCATTCTGATAATGTTAGAGAATATCTATCTAGTGCCTTTGTTACTTAAGTGACAAAGGAATTGTTCATTAAACATCATGTTCATATACACCCCAACAGAATGGGGTGGCTTAACGCAAAAACCGgcatttgttagatgtaaccTGAGCACTATTGCTACATTTGCATGTTCCTAAATGTTTTTGGAGTGATGGTGTTCTTATTGCTTGTCATCTTATTAATTGTATGCCTTCATCAGTTCTTGATGGTTCCTCTCCCTTCTCCATCTTGTTTCCATCATCTTCACCATTTTTTCTTCCACAAAAAATCTTTGGGTTTGTTTACTTTGTTCATAACCTTGGTCTAGGTTTTGATAAACTTGACCCCCGTTCTACCAAGTGTCTCTTCATTGGTTATTCCTGGACTCAAAAAGGATATCGTTGCTATAGTCCTATTCTTAGACGCTACTTCACGAGTGCTAATGTTATCTGTTTTGAATCTGTACTCtattttttgaaaacattttCAAGTGTTGAGTGTGATCCTCTACCATTACCTACTCTTACACTATCTCCCTCACACTCACCTAACCTTATCCAACCCTCCTTAGCCCCTTCCCCAGTTCCTTTACAGGTTTACTCACGTCGCTTGCGGCCACTGACTCCCATGCCCCAACCCCCCAACCAGTCGTGTCTCCATCTTCAGGTCCTGAGTTGCCCAATACTTCAGACTCTCTACCTATTGCTCTTTGTAAAGGTAATCATTCTTGTGTTACTTGACATCCTATTAGTCAATTTGTTTCATATCATACTTTATCCCCTTCATTCTCATGTTTTACATCTCAACTTTCAAAACTCTCTATTCTTAAGAAACTTCAAGATGCATTATCTAATCCggggaaaatgaaatggatgccTTTCACTATAACGGcacatgggatcttgttccaCTACCACCTAGTAAACAACTTGTTGGCTGTAAATGGGTATATACTATCAAATTTCATCTTGATGGTTCTATAGAACATCTGAAAGCCTGCTTGGTTGCAAAGGGCTACACTCAAACCTATGGCATTGACTACGAAGAGACATTCTCCCCAATTGCCAAAATTTCTTCTGTTCGAGTGTTAatctctcttgctgctaatttagaCTGGTCCTTATTTCAACtggatgttaaaaatgcattCCTACATGGCGAAATGCATGAGaaagtttatatggagcaaccactTGGGTTTGTTGTTCAAGGGAAGTATCGAGGTACTGTATGCAAGTTAAAGAAGGCATCACTATGTAAGTGAAATACTTCAGGAGGTATTTAAGTGAAATACCTCGAACACTATGTAAGTTTACATAGTATTCGAGGTATTTCACTTAAATATTTCACTTAAATACAATACTCAAGTATTTCACTATGTAAGTGAAATACCTCGAACACATAGTGATGCATCACTATGTAAGTGAAATACTTCACGAGTCCTATTCTTATACGGTTTGAAACAATCTCGTCGAGCATGGTTTGGAAGGTTCTCTGATGTTGTATTGACATTTGGTCTTCACAGATGTCAAACAAATCAC
This sequence is a window from Carya illinoinensis cultivar Pawnee chromosome 9, C.illinoinensisPawnee_v1, whole genome shotgun sequence. Protein-coding genes within it:
- the LOC122276227 gene encoding 40S ribosomal protein S20-2-like; its protein translation is MAYAMKPPKQQGVDEPQEHIHKIRITLSSKNVKNLEKVCADLVRGAKDKRLRVKGPVRMPTKVLHITTRKSPCGEGTNTWDRFELRVHKRVIDLFSSPDVVKQITSITIEPGVEVEVTIADS